One window of the Streptomyces sp. NBC_00259 genome contains the following:
- a CDS encoding glycerol-3-phosphate dehydrogenase/oxidase produces MSIPSAASSPASPSAPSSSSPALPLSSTSWPSSRSSLNAARRARELAGLADGTEVDVLVVGLGATGAGAALDAASRGLSVAAIDAHDVAFGTSRWSSKLIHGGLRYLASAQLDVAHESAVERGILMERTAPHLVRAQPFVLPLTPLVSRAQAALAWAGFRAGDLLRASARTSRATLPAPRTLSAVETRHMAPSLRPTGLRGGLLSWDGQLADDARLVTAVARTAAAHGARVLTRVRALTVDGSGATVRDELTGEELRIRARAVVNATGVWAGGLVGDIRLRPSRGTHLVLRSEALGGLSAGMHIPIPGESNRFVLVLPQGDGRVYVGLTDEPVEGGVPDVPEVPETDIGFLLDVLGSALDVSVGRDDVVGAFAGLRPLLDTSASGEPGRTADISRKHAVLTSPDGVVTVVGGKLTTYRRMAQDAVDAAVTARGLAAGRCRTASLPLVGAAAPSALAALDAPRRLVRRYGAEAPAVHALGLADPALARPVVPGHPVTGAELLWAVRHEGALDESDVLDRRTRIGLVPHDREAAHTAAREALARVTS; encoded by the coding sequence ATGAGCATCCCGAGCGCCGCCTCCTCGCCCGCCTCGCCTTCCGCACCCTCGTCGTCTTCCCCGGCCCTCCCGCTCTCCTCGACCTCCTGGCCCTCTTCCCGTTCCTCGCTGAACGCGGCGCGCCGGGCGCGGGAGCTGGCCGGACTCGCCGACGGCACGGAGGTCGACGTCCTCGTCGTCGGCCTCGGCGCGACCGGCGCCGGAGCCGCCCTCGACGCCGCCTCGCGCGGGCTGTCCGTCGCCGCGATCGACGCGCACGACGTCGCGTTCGGCACCTCCCGCTGGAGCTCCAAGCTCATCCACGGCGGACTGCGCTACCTCGCCAGCGCGCAGCTGGACGTCGCCCACGAGAGCGCCGTCGAACGGGGCATCCTCATGGAGCGCACCGCCCCGCACCTGGTGCGCGCCCAGCCCTTCGTGCTGCCCCTCACCCCGCTGGTGTCCCGCGCCCAGGCCGCGCTGGCCTGGGCGGGCTTCCGGGCCGGCGACCTGCTGCGGGCCTCCGCGCGTACGTCCCGGGCCACGCTGCCCGCCCCGCGCACCCTGTCCGCGGTCGAGACGCGTCACATGGCACCCTCGCTGCGGCCGACCGGGCTGCGCGGCGGACTGCTGTCCTGGGACGGCCAGCTCGCCGACGACGCCCGGCTGGTGACCGCCGTCGCCCGCACCGCCGCCGCGCACGGCGCCCGCGTCCTCACCCGGGTCCGCGCCCTCACCGTCGACGGCTCGGGAGCCACGGTCCGCGACGAACTGACCGGCGAGGAACTCCGGATCCGGGCGCGTGCGGTCGTCAACGCCACCGGCGTCTGGGCGGGCGGACTCGTCGGCGACATCCGGCTGCGGCCGTCCCGCGGCACGCACCTCGTCCTGCGTTCGGAGGCCCTCGGCGGTCTCTCGGCCGGTATGCACATCCCGATCCCCGGCGAGTCCAACCGGTTCGTCCTGGTCCTGCCGCAGGGCGACGGCCGGGTGTACGTGGGCCTGACCGACGAGCCGGTCGAGGGCGGTGTCCCCGACGTACCGGAGGTGCCCGAGACGGACATCGGCTTCCTGCTCGACGTCCTCGGCTCCGCGCTCGACGTGTCCGTCGGCCGCGACGACGTGGTGGGTGCCTTCGCCGGGCTGCGGCCGCTGCTGGACACCTCCGCTTCGGGGGAGCCGGGCCGTACCGCCGACATCTCCCGCAAGCACGCGGTGCTGACGTCACCCGACGGTGTCGTCACGGTCGTCGGCGGAAAGCTCACCACCTACCGTCGGATGGCCCAGGACGCGGTCGACGCCGCCGTCACCGCGCGCGGCCTGGCCGCCGGGCGGTGCCGGACGGCCTCCCTGCCGCTGGTGGGCGCTGCCGCGCCGAGCGCGCTGGCCGCACTCGACGCGCCGCGGCGCCTGGTCCGCCGCTACGGGGCCGAGGCCCCGGCCGTCCACGCCCTCGGCCTCGCGGACCCGGCACTCGCCCGGCCCGTCGTGCCCGGCCACCCGGTCACCGGAGCCGAACTCCTGTGGGCCGTACGCCATGAGGGGGCGCTCGACGAGTCCGACGTCCTCGACCGGCGTACCCGCATCGGCCTGGTCCCGCACGACCGCGAGGCCGCGCACACCGCGGCGCGCGAGGCGCTGGCCCGCGTCACCTCCTGA
- a CDS encoding saccharopine dehydrogenase C-terminal domain-containing protein, with protein sequence MRILLVGAGGVGTAITRIAARRDFFERMVVADYDEARAGAAVAALGAAGSGDPASARFASARVDASDEASVAELLERERCDVLLNATDPRFVMPLFRASLAAGAHYVDMAMSLSRPHPERPYEECGVKLGDEQFALADRWSQSGRLALVGMGVEPGLSDVFARHAADELFDTIEEVGIRDGADLTVEGYDFAPSFSIWTTIEECLNPPVVFETGRGWFTTPPFSEPEVFDFPEGIGPVECVNVEHEEVLLVPRWVDADRVTFKYGLGTDFVNTLRVLHQVGLDRTEPVTVKSSDGTQVRVSPRDVVAACLPDPATLGDRMRGKTCAGTWVKGSKDGRPREVYLYHVVDNEWSMKEYGSQAVVWQTAVNPVVALELLATGAWSGAGILGPEAFEARPFLDLLERYGSPWGMREQ encoded by the coding sequence ATGCGCATCTTGCTGGTCGGCGCGGGTGGAGTGGGGACAGCCATCACCCGGATCGCCGCTCGCCGTGATTTCTTCGAACGGATGGTCGTCGCCGACTACGACGAGGCACGGGCCGGCGCCGCCGTGGCCGCCCTCGGCGCGGCCGGCTCCGGCGATCCGGCCTCGGCCCGGTTCGCCTCGGCCCGTGTCGACGCCTCGGACGAGGCGTCGGTCGCGGAGCTGCTGGAACGGGAGCGCTGCGACGTCCTGCTCAACGCGACGGATCCCCGCTTCGTCATGCCGTTGTTCCGCGCGTCGCTCGCCGCCGGAGCGCACTACGTCGACATGGCGATGTCCTTGTCGCGGCCGCACCCGGAGCGGCCGTACGAGGAGTGCGGGGTCAAGCTCGGCGACGAGCAGTTCGCACTGGCCGACCGCTGGTCGCAGTCGGGCCGGCTCGCCCTGGTGGGCATGGGCGTGGAGCCGGGCCTCTCCGACGTCTTCGCCCGTCACGCCGCCGACGAACTCTTCGACACCATCGAGGAGGTCGGCATCCGCGACGGCGCCGACCTCACGGTGGAGGGCTACGACTTCGCGCCCTCGTTCAGCATCTGGACGACGATCGAGGAGTGTCTCAATCCGCCGGTGGTCTTCGAGACCGGCCGCGGCTGGTTCACCACGCCGCCGTTCAGCGAGCCCGAGGTGTTCGACTTCCCCGAGGGGATCGGGCCCGTCGAGTGCGTGAACGTCGAGCACGAGGAGGTGCTGCTGGTCCCCCGCTGGGTCGACGCGGACCGCGTCACGTTCAAGTACGGGCTCGGCACGGACTTCGTCAACACGCTGCGGGTGCTGCACCAGGTGGGCCTGGACCGGACCGAGCCGGTCACGGTGAAGAGCTCCGACGGAACGCAGGTCCGGGTCTCGCCGCGCGATGTCGTCGCGGCCTGTCTGCCCGACCCGGCCACGCTCGGCGACCGGATGCGCGGCAAGACCTGCGCGGGCACCTGGGTCAAGGGCAGCAAGGACGGCCGGCCGCGCGAGGTGTACCTGTACCACGTCGTGGACAACGAGTGGTCCATGAAGGAGTACGGCAGCCAGGCCGTGGTGTGGCAGACGGCCGTGAACCCGGTCGTCGCGCTGGAACTTCTCGCGACCGGGGCGTGGTCGGGGGCGGGCATCCTGGGGCCTGAGGCCTTCGAGGCGCGCCCCTTCCTGGATCTGCTGGAGCGGTACGGCTCCCCGTGGGGCATGCGCGAGCAGTGA
- a CDS encoding TetR/AcrR family transcriptional regulator: MTPIRHNHADGDAVLDAARDCVLAVGVRRTTLTDVARRAGVSRMTLYRRWPDVRTLVGDLMTREWIALAVGAMPATEAGTPTRARLVEGLVAGVTAFRAHPLFHKIIDVDPELLLPYVLDRRGASQDALLGLITGALAEGHADGSVRQLHPDLQARALLLVVQSFAMSLRTMTDPADPELTDAAFLEELRTLLERTLTP; the protein is encoded by the coding sequence ATGACGCCCATTCGTCACAACCATGCGGACGGAGATGCCGTGCTCGACGCGGCACGTGACTGCGTCCTGGCCGTCGGCGTACGCCGGACCACCCTCACTGACGTGGCCCGGCGCGCCGGTGTGTCACGCATGACGTTGTACCGACGCTGGCCGGACGTACGGACCCTGGTCGGCGACCTGATGACCCGGGAGTGGATCGCGCTCGCCGTCGGCGCCATGCCCGCCACCGAAGCCGGAACGCCCACCCGGGCCCGGCTGGTCGAGGGCCTGGTTGCCGGAGTCACGGCCTTCCGCGCCCATCCGCTCTTCCACAAGATCATCGATGTCGACCCCGAGCTGCTCCTGCCGTATGTGCTCGACCGCCGCGGCGCCAGCCAGGACGCCCTCCTCGGGCTGATCACCGGCGCCCTCGCGGAGGGTCATGCCGACGGATCCGTCCGGCAGCTGCACCCCGACCTGCAGGCGCGCGCACTGCTGCTGGTCGTGCAGTCCTTCGCGATGTCACTGCGCACGATGACCGACCCGGCCGACCCCGAGCTCACCGACGCGGCCTTCCTCGAAGAGCTGCGGACCCTCCTGGAGAGGACCCTCACGCCATGA
- a CDS encoding YegS/Rv2252/BmrU family lipid kinase: protein MRQFTAVVNPTAGGSSGTAALLPLARLLREAGAQLDTQYSRSLEHAQELARHAGEQGHVVLAVGGDGIAGGVGGALSGTDTVLGLVPAGRGNDFARALGLPTDAPALAELLLNGSPRSVDTIQVESAVHANVSVLGSVYAGVDAVANRHANTSKLLRGAASYYAGGLRAVATWRPAAYTITVDGVRHERCGYTVVAANSGYYGFGRNIAPGARLDDGLLDVVIIRHAPRRLFFAMMNELKTGAHIERPEVEILRGKEIRVEADRAIPYGADGEVDATLPVTVRVQPGALNVLA, encoded by the coding sequence ATGCGACAGTTCACCGCCGTCGTCAACCCCACCGCGGGCGGCTCCAGCGGTACGGCGGCCCTGCTTCCGCTGGCCCGCCTCCTCCGGGAGGCCGGGGCGCAGCTCGACACCCAGTACAGCCGCAGCCTGGAACACGCCCAGGAACTGGCACGGCACGCCGGCGAGCAGGGCCACGTCGTGCTCGCCGTCGGCGGCGACGGGATAGCCGGCGGCGTCGGCGGGGCCCTCAGCGGCACCGACACCGTCCTCGGCCTCGTCCCCGCCGGGCGCGGCAACGACTTCGCCCGTGCGCTGGGGCTGCCCACCGACGCACCGGCCCTGGCCGAGCTGCTGCTGAACGGCTCGCCCCGGTCGGTCGACACCATCCAGGTCGAATCGGCCGTCCACGCGAACGTGTCCGTCCTCGGCAGCGTGTACGCCGGGGTCGACGCGGTGGCCAACCGGCACGCCAACACCTCGAAGCTGCTGCGCGGCGCGGCCTCGTACTACGCGGGCGGCCTGCGGGCCGTCGCGACCTGGCGGCCCGCGGCGTACACCATCACCGTGGACGGTGTACGCCACGAGCGGTGCGGCTACACCGTCGTCGCGGCCAACTCCGGCTACTACGGCTTCGGCCGCAACATCGCCCCCGGCGCGCGCCTCGACGACGGCCTGCTGGACGTCGTCATCATCCGCCACGCTCCCCGGCGCCTGTTCTTCGCGATGATGAACGAGCTGAAGACGGGCGCCCACATCGAGCGCCCCGAGGTGGAGATCCTCCGGGGCAAGGAGATCCGCGTCGAGGCCGACCGCGCCATCCCGTACGGGGCGGACGGCGAGGTCGACGCGACACTGCCGGTGACGGTCAGGGTGCAACCGGGAGCGCTGAACGTACTCGCCTGA
- a CDS encoding FAD-binding oxidoreductase: MDMLWSGWGDPAKAAPLPDSVIGLLRDLLGVTPLESGPAGLGDIAVPETALTDAARQALTGCVGDRVHVRTDAETRIRHTRGKSTPDLLRIRAGEVDDIPAAVVLPGSHDEVLAVLRVCVEHGLAAVPFGGGTSVVGGLAPEGKRGFVALDLRRLDSMLTLDEVSRTASFQPGLRAPHAEALLNEQGFTLGHFPQSYEWASIGGFAAARSSGQASAGYGRFDEMVLGLTVATPEGTLDLGRAPRSAAGPDLRQLVLGSEGALGVITSVTVRIRPLPQTRIYEGWRFPSFEAGAAALRKLAQDGPRPTVLRLSDETETFVGLAQPDRIGSADAPQPAGCMAVAGYEGTPEDTADRRARAREVLLACGGEFAGEEPGDRWAHGRYNAPYLRDALLDAGAFAETLETAAFWSALPALYDAVRQALTTTLTDTGTPPLVMCHISHVYENGASLYFTVVSAQGEDPVAHWAPAKRAANDAILAAGGTISHHHGVGTDHRDWFTQEIGPVGVRVLQAVKAELDPAGILNPGVLIPVR, translated from the coding sequence GTGGACATGTTGTGGAGCGGCTGGGGCGACCCGGCCAAGGCGGCCCCGCTGCCCGACTCGGTGATCGGCCTGCTGCGCGATCTGCTCGGCGTCACCCCCCTCGAGAGCGGCCCCGCCGGGCTCGGCGACATCGCCGTGCCCGAGACCGCACTGACCGACGCGGCCCGCCAGGCCCTCACCGGCTGCGTCGGCGACCGCGTCCACGTGCGCACCGACGCGGAGACCCGGATCCGGCACACCCGCGGCAAGTCCACCCCGGACCTGCTACGGATCCGCGCCGGCGAAGTCGACGACATCCCCGCCGCCGTCGTCCTCCCCGGCAGCCACGACGAGGTCCTGGCCGTCCTGCGGGTCTGCGTCGAGCACGGCCTGGCCGCCGTGCCGTTCGGCGGCGGCACCTCCGTCGTCGGAGGCCTGGCACCCGAGGGCAAGCGCGGCTTCGTCGCCCTCGACCTGCGCCGCCTCGACAGCATGCTCACCCTCGACGAGGTCTCCCGCACCGCCTCCTTCCAGCCCGGACTGCGCGCCCCCCACGCCGAGGCACTCCTCAACGAACAGGGCTTCACGCTCGGCCACTTCCCGCAGTCGTACGAGTGGGCCTCCATCGGCGGATTCGCCGCCGCCCGCTCCAGCGGCCAGGCCTCGGCCGGCTACGGCCGCTTCGACGAGATGGTGCTCGGCCTGACCGTCGCCACCCCCGAAGGCACTCTGGACCTCGGCCGCGCGCCCCGCTCCGCGGCCGGCCCCGACCTGCGCCAGCTGGTCCTCGGCTCCGAGGGCGCACTCGGTGTGATCACCTCGGTGACCGTACGGATCCGGCCCCTTCCGCAGACCCGGATCTACGAGGGCTGGCGCTTCCCCTCCTTCGAGGCGGGCGCCGCGGCACTGCGCAAGCTCGCCCAGGACGGCCCCCGGCCGACCGTGCTCCGGCTCTCCGACGAGACCGAGACCTTCGTCGGCCTCGCCCAGCCCGACCGGATCGGCAGCGCCGACGCCCCTCAGCCGGCCGGATGCATGGCCGTCGCCGGATACGAGGGCACCCCCGAGGACACCGCCGACCGGCGTGCCCGCGCCCGTGAGGTGCTGCTGGCCTGCGGCGGCGAGTTCGCGGGCGAGGAGCCGGGCGATCGCTGGGCCCACGGCCGCTACAACGCCCCGTACCTGCGCGACGCCCTCCTCGACGCCGGCGCCTTCGCCGAAACCCTGGAGACCGCCGCCTTCTGGTCCGCCCTCCCCGCGCTCTACGACGCCGTCCGCCAGGCGCTCACCACCACGCTGACCGACACGGGTACACCGCCACTGGTGATGTGTCACATATCCCATGTGTACGAGAACGGTGCCTCGCTCTACTTCACCGTCGTCTCCGCACAGGGCGAGGACCCCGTCGCCCACTGGGCCCCGGCGAAGCGGGCCGCCAACGACGCGATCCTGGCGGCCGGCGGCACGATCAGCCATCATCACGGCGTCGGAACCGACCACCGCGACTGGTTCACCCAGGAGATCGGCCCGGTCGGCGTCCGTGTCCTGCAGGCCGTCAAGGCCGAACTCGACCCCGCCGGGATCCTCAACCCCGGCGTGCTCATCCCCGTCCGCTGA
- a CDS encoding dihydrofolate reductase family protein, with product MAQLTLTQFITLDGVYQAPGGPNEDTRGGFTHGGWSYPYADDDFSAFMTGVFDRVGGFLLGRRTYDIFAGAWPRVTDENDPIAFRLNSLPKYVVSTTLEKAEWNNSTIVSGNVAEEVARLKQRTEGELQIHGSGALARSLMAHDLIDEFHLLVYPVVLGAGMRLFADGAPPTRFELAASSTTSTGVAIHTYRTAGRPEYGAFELAE from the coding sequence ATGGCACAGCTCACTCTGACCCAGTTCATCACCCTGGACGGTGTCTACCAGGCACCCGGTGGCCCGAACGAGGACACCCGCGGCGGCTTCACGCACGGCGGCTGGAGCTACCCCTACGCGGACGACGACTTCAGCGCCTTCATGACCGGCGTCTTCGACCGCGTCGGGGGCTTCCTCCTCGGCCGCCGTACGTACGACATCTTCGCCGGCGCGTGGCCGAGGGTGACCGACGAGAACGACCCGATCGCCTTCCGCCTCAACTCCCTCCCCAAGTACGTGGTTTCCACGACCCTGGAGAAGGCCGAGTGGAACAACTCGACGATCGTCTCCGGCAACGTCGCCGAGGAGGTCGCCCGGCTCAAGCAGCGGACCGAGGGCGAGCTGCAGATCCACGGCAGCGGCGCCCTCGCCCGGTCCCTGATGGCCCACGACCTCATCGACGAGTTCCACCTGCTGGTCTACCCCGTCGTACTCGGCGCGGGCATGCGGCTGTTCGCGGACGGCGCCCCGCCCACGCGCTTCGAGCTCGCCGCCTCCTCCACCACGAGCACAGGAGTGGCGATCCACACCTACCGGACAGCCGGCCGTCCCGAGTACGGCGCGTTCGAGCTCGCCGAGTGA